One Brassica napus cultivar Da-Ae chromosome C4, Da-Ae, whole genome shotgun sequence genomic region harbors:
- the LOC111215268 gene encoding receptor like protein 24-like encodes MSESHMLLHFLSLILLCCVFPSRSFDLHIDNSSYVACGPHQSQALADFMNEFDSSQCNLTDPYNGVWCDNSTGVVTMLRLRDCLSGTLMPNSSLFRLHHLRYLNLRHNNFIPSSLPWEFGNLSRLEFLSLKNNSFEGQVPSSFNSLSLLSHLSLSRNELTGSFPLVRNLTKLSFLSLSNNHFYGTLNPNSTSLFELHHLRYLYLSYNNFNSSIPSEIGILNRLEVISLSSNDFSGQVPPTISNLTSLTELYLEDNHLTGSFPPVQNLTLLSVLYLTVNHFSGTIPSSLFTMPSLSILGLRENDLTGSIEFPNSSTPSRLEKMYLGNNHFEGKIIEPSSKLINLTHLDLSFLNTSYPIDLNLFSSLKSLLHLDLSGNSISPASLDDTNLDIPINLEILLLQGCGITEFPNILKILEKLVFIDLSDNIIKGEVPEWLWKLPRLNTVFLSNNSFNGFQGPVDVLVNSSVKNLFMEKNCFGGAIPILPLSINAFFVSGNSFTGSIPLSICNYRSLTQLMLGYNSLTGSIPQCLSNLTFVNLRKNNLEGSIPDAFHISSSLRSLDVGHNLLTGKLPRSLQNCSSLEFLVADHNSIKDTFPFWLKALPNLQVLILSSNKFYGSISPPGHGPLGFPELRIFEISDNKFTGSLPPRYFVNWKASSLTMNEDGGLYMVYTKRTYGILSYIHIETIDLQYKALRQRRVLTSYATIDFSGNKIEGQIPESIGLLKALIALNLSNNAFTGRIPLSLSNLGKLESLDLSSNQLSGTIPNGLGTLSFLEYINVSHNQLKGEIPQGTQIIGQTQSSFEGNAGLCGLPLQESCFGAIAPPRQQPPEEDKEEEEQVLNWKGVGIGYGPGVLLGLAIAQAIGSYKPERLVKIIGPGKRRNR; translated from the coding sequence ATGTCTGAATCACATATGCTCTTGCATTTTCTCTCGCTAATCTTGCTCTGCTGTGTCTTCCCTTCAAGATCCTTCGATTTACATATCGATAATAGTAGTTATGTTGCTTGTGGTCCCCATCAGTCTCAAGCTCTCGCTGATTTCATGAACGAGTTTGATAGCAGCCAGTGCAACCTCACTGATCCCTATAATGGAGTCTGGTGCGATAACTCGACCGGTGTGGTCACAATGCTACGACTCAGGGACTGCCTCAGTGGAACTCTAATGCCTAACAGTAGCCTGTTCAGATTACACCATCTTCGTTACCTTAACCTCCGTCATAACAACTTCATCCCATCTTCACTTCCTTGGGAATTTGGCAATCTCAGCAGGTTAGAGTTCTTATCTCTTAAGAATAATAGCTTTGAAGGCCAAGTTCCTTCCTCGTTTAATAGCCTAAGCCTTCTTTCCCATTTATCTCTTTCCCGAAACGAGCTCACTGGTAGTTTCCCACTTGTAAGGAATCTAACAAAGCTCTCGTTTTTAAGCCTTTCTAACAATCATTTTTATGGAACTCTGAATCCCAACAGTACTAGCCTATTTGAGTTGCACCACCTTCGTTACCTCTATCTAAGTTACAATAACTTCAATTCCTCAATTCCTTCTGAAATCGGAATCCTCAACAGACTAGAGGTCATTTCTCTTTCCTCCAACGACTTTTCCGGGCAAGTTCCTCCAACAATTAGTAACCTAACCTCGTTAACCGAATTATACCTTGAAGACAACCACCTCACTGGTAGTTTCCCACCTGTACAAAATCTAACCTTGCTCTCTGTTCTATATCTTACCGTGAATCACTTCTCTGGAAccattccatcttctctcttcaCCATGCCTTCCTTATCAATTCTCGGTCTGAGAGAAAATGATCTAACCGGATCTATTGAATTTCCTAACTCTTCTACCCCATCTAGGCTCGAGAAAATGTACCTTGGGAATAACCATTTTGAAGGAAAAATCATAGAGCCTAGCTCAAAACTCATCAACCTCACACACCTAGACCTTTCTTTCCTTAACACAAGTTACCCGATTGACTTAAACCTCTTCTCCTCTCTCAAATCTTTGTTGCACCTTGATCTTTCTGGTAACAGTATATCTCCAGCTAGTTTAGATGATACAAATTTAGACATCCCAATAAACCTGGAGATTTTGTTGTTACAAGGCTGCGGCATCACTGAGTTCCCAAATATCTTAAAGATCCTTGAGAAGTTGGTGTTTATAGACTTGTCCGACAACATAATCAAAGGCGAAGTCCCCGAGTGGTTATGGAAGCTTCCTCGTCTAAACACAGTGTTTCTTTCAAATAATTCGTTTAATGGTTTCCAAGGTCCAGTGGATGTTTTGGTAAATTCATCGGTGAAGAATTTATTTATGGAGAAAAATTGTTTTGGAGGAGCAATTCCTATTCTACCACTCTCTATCAACGCCTTTTTTGTGTCAGGCAATAGTTTCACAGGGAGCATACCTCTTTCAATCTGCAACTACAGATCTCTCACGCAATTGATGCTAGGTTACAACAGCCTCACGGGTTCAATCCCTCAATGCTTGAGTAACTTGACGTTTGTGAATCTTCGGAAGAACAACTTGGAAGGAAGTATTCCTGACGCCTTTCATATCAGTTCTTCTCTACGATCACTTGATGTTGGACACAATCTACTCACCGGGAAACTTCCAAGATCTCTTCAAAATTGCTCATCTCTAGAGTTTCTAGTTGCTGACCACAACAGCATCAAAGACACATTTCCTTTTTGGCTCAAGGCTTTACCAAATTTGCAAGTACTAATCCTCAGTTCAAACAAATTCTATGGTTCGATATCTCCTCCTGGTCATGGTCCTCTCGGGTTTCCAGAGCTGCGTATATTTGAGATATCTGATAATAAGTTTACTGGAAGCTTGCCACCAAGGTATTTTGTCAATTGGAAAGCATCATCACTTACGATGAATGAAGATGGTGGTCTATATATGGTATACACAAAAAGGACTTATGGGATACTATCCTATATCCATATAGAAACTATAGATTTGCAATACAAAGCTCTACGCCAAAGGAGGGTTCTTACCTCATATGCCACTATTGATTTTTCTGGGAATAAAATTGAAGGACAGATTCCTGAATCAATTGGTCTCTTGAAAGCATTGATTGCACTCAACTTATCAAACAATGCCTTCACAGGCCGTATTCCTCTGTCTCTCTCCAATCTGGGAAAGCTCGAGTCACTAGACCTATCAAGCAACCAACTCTCAGGGACTATTCCTAATGGCCTTGGAACCCTCTCGTTTTTGGAGTACATAAATGTGTCTCACAACCAACTCAAGGGTGAAATACCACAAGGAACACAGATCATTGGACAAACTCAATCTTCATTTGAAGGGAATGCAGGGCTTTGTGGTCTCCCTCTCCAGGAATCTTGTTTTGGGGCTATTGCGCCACCGAGACAACAACCTCcggaagaagataaagaagaggaggaaCAAGTGTTGAACTGGAAAGGTGTGGGAATAGGGTATGGACCTGGAGTGTTGCTTGGATTGGCAATAGCACAAGCCATTGGTTCATACAAACCGGAGCGGCTCGTCAAGATAATTGGTCCCGGTAAACGCAGAAACCGTTAG